In one Nostoc sp. KVJ3 genomic region, the following are encoded:
- the drmC gene encoding DISARM system phospholipase D-like protein DrmC, translating into MSFLPPLLLAKIRTCAKQLPSPVLDAVINLLIATPARYCDFALKASILKQLPNTNFRRLVGELLEIWCREAIYLDSSAIASALATAIYCEVAAKNELSVELVWTGPTSEGIPLRRTEQVLLQLIHEAQREIILVSFAVYKIPEIAKALLTAMKREVTVRIIAETPESSKGKIPFGVSAALGLEIAQQAHIFIWPRNKRLTDSEGRYGSLHVKCAIADRKHLFISSANLTEYALTLNMEMGLLVHGEDIAHQVAEHIDRLIQEEFLVSLNSL; encoded by the coding sequence GTGAGCTTTTTACCACCGCTTTTATTGGCTAAAATTCGTACCTGTGCCAAACAACTTCCATCTCCTGTTTTAGATGCTGTAATTAATTTGTTGATAGCTACTCCAGCAAGATATTGTGATTTTGCGTTGAAAGCATCAATCTTGAAACAACTGCCCAATACTAATTTTCGCCGACTAGTAGGGGAATTGTTAGAAATATGGTGTCGGGAAGCTATTTATTTGGACAGTAGTGCGATCGCGTCTGCATTAGCCACAGCAATTTACTGTGAGGTGGCAGCAAAGAATGAGTTGTCTGTTGAGTTAGTTTGGACTGGCCCCACAAGTGAGGGAATACCACTTCGCAGAACAGAACAAGTGTTACTACAATTAATTCACGAAGCACAACGGGAAATAATTCTTGTCAGTTTTGCTGTTTATAAGATTCCAGAGATTGCAAAAGCATTATTAACAGCAATGAAACGAGAAGTCACTGTGCGAATTATTGCTGAAACCCCCGAATCTAGCAAGGGTAAAATACCTTTTGGAGTCAGTGCAGCATTGGGGCTGGAAATTGCCCAACAAGCACATATTTTTATTTGGCCACGAAATAAGCGGCTTACAGATTCAGAAGGAAGGTATGGTTCTTTACACGTTAAATGTGCGATCGCCGATAGAAAGCACCTGTTTATTTCCAGTGCTAACCTCACTGAGTACGCTCTGACATTAAATATGGAAATGGGACTACTAGTTCACGGTGAAGATATAGCTCATCAAGTGGCAGAACATATCGACCGTTTAATTCAGGAAGAGTTTCTCGTATCTTTAAACTCGCTGTAG